The genomic interval GCCCTCAGACGCGCCGGGCGCCCGTGGGCTCCGGGGTGGGGGCGGTCTGGAGGTCGTTGAGGTGGGCGCGGGCGAAGGTGAGGGCGCGGTGGAGGGCGGCGGCGCGGGCGGCCTTGGTGCGGGCGTTCTGGGTGTTGACCTCGATCACCGCGTGGCCGTGGAAACCGTTGTGCACCAACGCTTCACATACTTCCGCGCAGGGCTGGTTGCCCTCGCCGGGAACCAGGTGCTCGTCGTGGGCGGCGCCGGTGCCGTCGGCGAGGTGCAGGTGGGCGAGGTTGTCGCCCATCCGGGCGGCGAGCGCGAGCGGGTCCACGCCGGCGGTCGCGGTGTGGGAAAGGTCGAGGGTGTAGTTGTCGAAGCCGGTGTCGGTCGGGTCGTAGGAGGGGCTGAACGCGGTCAGCGAAAGGCCCGGGCCGCCACGGCGTTCCAGCCGCCGCGCCGACCCCGTCCGCCGTCCGAACAGGGTGTCGGCCCGCATCGGGAACATGTTCTCCACGGCCACCGCCACCGCACTGTGCTCCTCGAGCCGGCGGACCTGCGCGGCGAACCCGTCGGCGTAGCGCCGCTGCCAGCGGAACGGCGGATGGACCACGACCGTGCTCGCCCCGAGTACCTCCGCCGTGCGCACACTGCGTTCCAGTTTCGCGATCGGATCGGCGCCCCAGACCCGCTGTGAGATGAGCAGACACGGCGCGTGCACCGCCAGCACCGGCATCGAATACCGGCGCGCGTAGTCCTCCACGGTGGTGATGCTCTGGCTGGCCGGTTCGGCCCAGACCATCAATTCCACGCCGTCGTAACCGAGTTCGGCCGCGTAGCGAAATGCCGCCTCGGTGTTCTCCGGATAGACCGAAGCCGTGGACAATCCCACCCGGATGTCGTTGCCCGCCTGCTGGTTCCCCACTACCGCTCCCTGCTCAGTTGGTGCTGAGTAGAAAGGCTAGCGGGCCGAGCGTCACGAAGATGCCCACGATCACGGCGATGACGGTGCTCATGATGTCGTCGGTGCGGCGCAGCACGCGGACCAGGGCGACCAGGCCGAGGATCACGACCATGGCGAGCGTCAGGGCGACGAAGGGCAGTACGTCCCACATCTTCTCGAAGCCCTTGAACAGCAGCATGCCCGCGACCGCGGCCCCGGCGACCTGACCGCCCAGCACCATCCACTGTTGCCGCGCCACCTCGTCCGGGCTCTTGCGCGCGGCCCGGGCGCCGCCCGATCGGGTGCCGGTGGTGCGGGCGGCGACCAGCGCGCGCGAGCGTGCGGCGAGGCGGTTGGCGCGTTCGGCCCACGGACGGGCGGGCTTGTCGAGATCTTCGTCTTCGTCGATGTCGGGGTCGTAATCCGAATCGAACTCGTCGTCCGGGTCGAACTCGTCGGGTTCGACCGGCATGTAGACGTCGGTGCGATCGTCGGGTACCTCGAGCAGACCGGCGGCGCCCGCTCGCCCGGCACGCCGGTTGCCGCGAGCCGGGCGTTCGCCGCGCTCGGCGCGATCGCGCAGCAGATCTCCGGCGACGGTGGATCCCGAGACCAGCTGTTGATCGGGGTCGGCCGCGGACCAGACCGCCGTCGGGTCGCCATCCGGGGGCGGGGGTGCGCCGTTGCGGGCGGGTTGGTCCGGGGGCGCGTCGGCCGGTGTTCGTCTTCGCGCGGACCACGCGGGCAGGGCGGCGGGGGCGTTGCCGTCCCGGTTGCGCCGCGGCAGCTGCGGGCGTGGCGGCGCTTCGGCGCGGTCGGCCGGGTCGGGAGCGCGGAACGGCGGTGCGAACGGCTCCGGTTCGGGGGTTCGCTGCGGGGCCCATGCCGTGGGAGCGGCGTTTTCGACGGGCCGGAACGGGCCGCCGCCGAACGGGCGGACCTCGGTCGCCTCGATATCCGGTTCGCGACGGCGGCGGCGGCCGCCTTCCGCCGCGGGCAGGCCGTGGTCGGGCAGTTCCGGCGCGGCCTGCTGTTCCGAGAGCGCCTCGAGCGCCTCCATCCGCTCGCGGCGCGCGCGCCGTCCGCCCCGGGTGCTGGGCGGGAACGGGTCGGCTTCGGGTGTGGCAGTCGAAGCGTCCGAACCGGAGCCGGGCCAGCCGAAGCCGGTCGGGTCGCGCAGCGCGGCGTCCGACATGGCGGGCGACCGGTAGGAGTGCGCTTCGAAAGCGGGCGGCTCGTATGCCGCGGGCTCGAATCCGGGCGGGGTGACCGCGCTCGGCCCGGCGCCGTTCGCACCGAAACCGTTGCGGTCATAGCCACTGCTCCCGGCGCCGCCGTAGCCGTTCGGTTCGCCGAAACCGTTGGCGCCGAGGCCATTCACACCGTAGCCGCTGCCACCCGCGCCAGTGGGACCGGAACCGCTCGGACCGTAACCGTTGCTCCCCGCGCCGTCGGCTCCGGAACCGTTCAGGCCGTAACCGTTGCTCCCCGCGCCACCCGAACCGTTCAGGTCGTAGCCGGTCCCAGTGGGTCCCGAACCGTTCAGGCCGTAAGCGTTGTTGCCGGTGCCGTATCCGTTGGCGCCGTTCGCGCTCGGGTCGTATCCGTTGCTGCCGTTCGGCTGGTAGCCGTTGCCGTTCGCGCCGTGCTCGTATCCGCTGCCGTTGGCGCCGAAGCCCCCGGGCGCGTAACCGCCTCCGGAACCGTTCGCACCGTACCCGTAGTCGTTGCCTCCGGAACCGTTCGCACCGTACCCGGGCGGCGCGTAACCGTTGCTCCCGGAACCAGTGGCCCCATAACCGTTGCTCCCGGAACCGGTTGCCCCGTACCCATTGCTCCCGGAACCGTTCGGCTCGTACCCGCTGCTCCCGGAACCGCTCGTGCCGAGACCGTTCAGGTCGTAGCCGCTCCCGGCGCCGTAACCGTTCGACTCCGAGCCGAGCGGGTCGTAGTACGAAATCGGCCCGGACAGCGGCGAATCGGACGGCCCGGTGTCGGGTAAGGCGGCGGAGTAGCCGGGCGCCGGCTCGGGGGTCTCCGGCTCGGGGGCGGCGTGCGCGGACGTGCCCTCGCGGACGGCGGGCATGTCGCCGGTCAGGTCGGTGACCGAGATGCCGCGGCCACTGCGGCGACGCCGGCCGCCGCCCGACGCGGGAACGCCCTGGCCGTTGCGGGCCAGCAGCTCGGCGACCGACAGCTGGGTGGATTCGTCACTCATCTCGACACCGTTTCGGTCGGTCCCGGTATTCCGCTCGGACGGCCGTTGCCGGCACCGGGTTCGCTGTCCAGGTCGGTATCCAGTTTGCGCAGGATCAGTCCCTCCCGCAGCGCCCAAGGGCAAATCTCGAGAGTATCCAGCGATAACGCTCGCATACTCGCCTCCGCGACCAATGCTCCAGCCACCAGTTGCTGTGACCGATCGGAACTCACGCCCTCCAATTCTGCCCGGTCCGCCGCGGTCATCCGGGAAATGAACGCGATCAGCTGGCGCAGACCGGAACTGGAGAGGATACGCCGTTCCCGGGGGCCCGCGCCGGATGGGGCGGCGCCGGTGAGCCGGGCCAGCGTGCGGAACGTCTTGGAGGTGCCGACGGCCAGATCCGGGCGGCCGGAGTCCAGCAGCTGTTTGGCCGGGATGACCATCTCGGCGTCGAGCCAGTCGCGCAGGACCGCCACCCGGTGCTTGCCCGGCGGGTCTTCGCGCAGCCAGTCGCGGGTCAGCCGTCCCGCGCCCAGCGGCAATGACAGCGCCACGTCGGGCGCCTCGTCGCAGCCGCTGCTCAGCTCGAGCGAGCCGCCGCCGATGTCGAGATTGAGGATGCGCCCCGCGCTCCAGCCGTACCAGCGCCGGACCGCCAGGAACGTCAGCCGGGCCTCGTCGACCCCGGCCAGCACCCGCAGGTCCACGCCGGTCTCGTGCCGGACCCGGGCCAGCACCTCGTCGGAGTTGGTGGCCTCGCGCACCGCCGAGGTGGCGAACGACATCAACTGCACACAGCCGGAAGACTTTGCGATACTGGCGAATTCGGCGACCGTCTTGGTGAGCCGGGCGGCGCCCTCGGGGATGATGCGGCCCTCGTCGTCGATGTTCTCCGACAGCCGCAGCGTCGCCTTCCGGGAGCTCATCGGCATCGGGTGGCCACCACGATGCGCGTCCACCACGAGTAGGTGGACGGTATTGCTTCCCACATCGAGGACACCGAGCCGCACAAGAACACGGTACTGGGTTGTGGTGCCGCGCAGGGGCAACGTCCCGTAAAGCCCGGAAATGCACGGTTCGGGCCGAAGCTGTTAGCGTCTGGCGATGTGACGGCAGGAGCTTCCGCGAGCGCCCCGACCGGGTTGCGACCAGCGGCGAAGATCGAACCCAGCCCCGAGGTCGATCTCGACTTCCCGCGGGAATGGATCGAATTCGTCGATCCAGCAAACGATGAGCACACGATTGCGGCCGACCTGACCTGGTTGCTGTCGAGATGGACGTGCGTCTTCGGCACCCCCGCGTGCCAGGGCATCATCGAGGGCCGCCCCGACGACGGCTGCTGCTCGCACGGCGCTTTCCTCTGCGACGACGACGATCGCAAGAAGCTGCACCGGGCTGTGAAGATGCTCACACCCGAGGACTGGCAGCTGATGGACCAGGCGCTCGACACGAACGGCAAGGTCCGCAAGAAGCTGTATCTGGAAGAGGACGACCTCGACGACGAGCCCGCCCTGCGCACCCGCCGCCACGACGGCGCGTGCATCTTCCTCAATCGCCCCGGTTTCGCGGGCGGCATCGGGTGCGCACTGCACAGCATGGCGCTGCGCAAGGGTTTGGAGCCGCTCACGGTGAAGCCCGAGGTGTGCTGGCAGCTGCCGATCCGCCGCACCCAGGACTGGGTGGACCGCCCCGACGGCGTGCAGATCCTGCGCACCACACTCACCGAGTACGACCGCCGCGGCTGGGGCCCCGGCGGCCTCGACCTGCACTGGTACTGCTCGGGTTCCCCCGACGCCCACGTCGGCGCCCGCCCGGTGTGGCAGTCCTACGCCCCGGAGCTGATCGAACTCATCGGGCAGCCCGCCTACGACGAACTGGCCCGGCACTGCAAGCGCCGCGAGGGGCTGGGGATCGTGGCGGTGCACCCGGCGACCGTCGAGGCGGAGCGCAGCGTCGCGCCGTAGGGACGCAGACCGGACGTGGGCGGGAATATCGAACGGCGGCGCGGGTGCGGCACCGGATCCCCTCGTCGCGGAACAAAGCGGAATAAGACGGCGCCGCGCGGCTCTTGACCGTGGTCGTGAGCGCACGAATCCTGCTGGTCTCCGGCAGCACCCGGCCCGGTTCCACCAACACCGCCGCGCTGCGGACCTTCGAAGTCGTTGCGCCACAGGATATCTCGACAGAGTTGTATACCGGACTCGCCGACCTCCCGGCCTTCGTACCCGGCGACGGCCCCTCCCCCGCCGCGGTCGCCGAGTTGCGCGAGCGCCTCGCGGCGGCGGACGCCGTGCTGTTCTGCACACCGGAGTACGCGGGCTTGCTACCCGGCAGCCTGAAGAACCTCCTGGAATGGACCGTCGGCACCGCCGACCTCCACGAGAAGCCGGTGGCCTGGATCAACGTCGCCGCCGAGGGCCGCGGCGACGGCGCGGTCGCCTCACTGCGCACCGTCCTCGGCTACGTGGGCGCGCAGATCATCGAGCCTGCCTGTCGGCGGGTGACGGTGCTCGGCGCGATGGTCGAGCCGGACGGCACGGTCGCCGACACAAGGGTGCGGGCAACGCTCGGCGAGGTCGCGGCAGCCCTCGAAACCCACCTCGGGCAGGTACTGGACACCGGTTCGACATGACTGATTCACCCGATCCTGGTAGGCATCAATTCCATGATGAGGAAAATCATGGCAACCGCATTCCTGACCGTCGGCGCCGCGCTCGCGCTGGCCCCGGTCGCGCACGGCGAGGACGCCCCCTTCGACCCGTACGACTACAACGTGCAGACCGACAAGTTCGTGACCTTCACCGACCCGGCCGCCCTGACCGCCCAGCAGAACGGCAAGCAGGTCGTCGTCACCCCGTACGGCACCTCGCGCACCATCGCCTGCCGCGGCAACGGCGCCGACATCCCGCTCTACGACTGCCTCCAGCACGACGACTTCGGCTGGCAGCCCCTGTCGAGGATGGACCTCCCCCAGATCGGCACCGCCTGGGTGCACATCGTCTAGTTCCCGCGGCGCGGCTGCGGCCGGGGTCTCCCTACCCCGGCCGAACCGCTCTCAGGCCTCGAGTTTGTAGCCCAGGCCGCGCACGGTGACGAGGTGTTCGGGTTTGGCCGGGTCCGCCTCGATCTTCGAGCGCAGGCGTTTGACGTGCACGTCGAGGGTCTTGGTGTCGCCGACGTAGTCCGCGCCCCAGACCCGGTCGATGAGCTGGCCGCGGGTCAGCACCCGGCCGGAGTTGCGGAGCAGGTACTCCAGCAGGTCGAACTCCTTGAGCGGCAACGTCACCGGCTTGCCGTTGACCTGCACGGTGTGGCGGTCGACGTCCATCCGCACCGGCCCCGCCTCCAGGACGCCGGTCTCGCTGCCGCCGTCCATCTCCTCGCCCGCGCCGCGGCGCAGCACCGCGCGGATGCGGGCGATCAGCTCGCGCGAGGAATAGGGCTTGGTCACATAGTCGTCGGCGCCCAGTTCCAGCCCGACCACCTTGTCGATCTCGCTGTCGCGCGCCGTCACCATGATCACGGGCACGCTGCTGCGGGTGCGCAGCTGCTTGCAGACGTCGGTGCCACTCATGCCGGGCAGCATGAGATCGAGCAGCACGATGTCCGCGCCGGAGCGGTCGAACTCGGCCAGGGCGGACGGACCGTCGCCGACCAGGGTGACCTCGAACCCCTCCTTGCGCAGCAGGAACGCGAGCGGATCGGCCAGCGACTCCTCGTCCTCGACGATCAGCACACTCGTCATCGGGTTGCCTCCACACCGTTTGGTCTGGCCCGCCCGTTGGGGCGCGGACCGATTTCCTTCTTACCCACCGTGATTCCGGTGGGAGTCCTTCGCTCGCCGGTGCCGCCCTCGCTCCCGTCGTCGGCGCCGGTGGCGGGAATGCGCAGCGTGAATGTCGAGCCGGTGCCCAGCTTGCTCCACAACGTGATCTCGCCGTTGTGATTGGCGGCCACGTGTTTGACGATAGCCAGCCCGAGCCCGGTCCCGCCGGTGGCGCGCGAGCGGGCCTTGTCGGCGCGGAAGAAGCGCTCGAACACCCGCTCCTGGTCCTCCTTGGCGATGCCGATGCCGCGATCGGTGACGGCGATGTTCACGTAACCGCCGCGCAGCGAGCGGCTCACCGACACGTGCGAGCCCTTCGGGGAGTAGTTGATGGCGTTCTCGACCAGGTTCGACAGCGCGGTGACCAGCAGCGTCTCGTCGCCGAGCACCTCGAGCCCGCTGTTGGCGTCGGTGCTGACGGTGATACCGGCGGCCTCGGCGGCGGTGCGGGAGCGCTCGATGGCGGCGTTGACGACGGTGTCCACATCGACGGCCTCGAGCTGCGGCAGCTTCTCCGCGCCCTGCAGCCGCGAGAGCGCGATCAGCTCGGTCACCATCTTGCCCATGCGGCCGGATTCGGCGTGCAGCCGCTCGCCGAAGTGCCGCACCGAATCCGGATCGTCGGCCGATTCCAGCAACGCCTCCGCCAGCAGGCTCATCGCGCCGACCGGAGTCTTGAGTTCGTGACTGACATTGGCGACGAAGTCCCGGCGGGTCGCCTCCATCCGGGCCTGCTCGGAATCGTCGTCGGCGAACAGCACGACGAAGTTGGAGTTGTCCCGCGACAGCGGCCGCGCCACCCCGCGCACCGCGATGCTGGCGCGACCGGGCGTCGGATTCTTCAGGGTGAGATCGAAATCCACACTCTCCGCACTGGCAAGCACTTTCTCCACGGCGGCCCAGGCACGCTCGTCGAGCAGGCGGTTGCGGACCAGGCCCAGCTCCTCCGCGCGCGGATTCACCAGCACCACGTCACGGTATTCGTCGACGACCGCGATGCCGCTCTCGGAGGCGAGCACGATCAGGTCGAGCACCTGCGACATGGTCAGGCCCGACTCGGCCTCGCGGCGCTGCGCCTGGCGGGCGTTCACATAGGGAATGAGCAGCCCACCGACAGCCAGGCCGACTACGGCCGCCAGAACTGCCAGCAGCACGGCCTGGGGAACGCTCACACTTGAATCGTACGGTCGCGGACACGCCGACAAAGCCCGGGTCGGCGAAGTTTCGCGCAGGTCACAGGCGATTCCGCCGGTGTTAGCCCGGTGTTTACGCGGAGTTCCACCGGCGCGTCGCCGACTCGCCTCCGCAACTCTGCGGCATCCGCAACGATGGCGGGTGCACATTGCGTTGGGGCACCGCGTATCTGGAGATCGCGCGACACCGACGTGAACTGTCCACCATTGTGCCCGTCGCGGCGCGGCGCGCCCACCCACGGATCGGTTGTGATGTTCGGCTCAGCGGAACCGGCATCATCGGTCCGTTGACCGAGCGGGACAACAAGGTTAGCGTTACCTAACTTCACTGGGAGGTTCGGATGGGTAAGGAAGCCGTTCGACTGGGTGCCGTGCAGGAAACATTGCTCATCCCGCTGTACGGGCGCGCGCTCGATGCCCGCGCACGACGGCCCGTACTGGGTGATCACAAGGCGGTCGAACTCTGCGACCGCATCGAGTACGACTTCGCCGAATTCCGTGGCCCCGCGCTCTCCGGATCGGTGCTGCGCACATCGATCTTCGACGCGTGGGTCCGGCGATTCCTCGCCGAGCACCCGGACGGCACGGTGGTCGAGCTGGGCGCCGGATTGAACACCCGATCGAACCGGCTGGACAACGGCCGGGCCCGCTGGTTCGACCTGGACCTGCCGGACACCATGGCGCTACGGCGGGCCTTCTTCGACGACACCGACCGGGTCACCATGATCGCCGGGTCGATCCTCGACACCGACTGGTTCGATCGGGTCGCGGCGACCGGCGGGCCGTGGTTGTTCGTCAGCGAGGCGGTGCTGCTGTATTTCGACGAGGAGCAGGTACGTGCGGTCGTCCGGCAGCTCGCCGAACGGTTCTCCGGCAGCTTGCTCGCGATCGATACCGGCGGGCGCGCGATGATGGACAACCAGGAACGCAATCCCGTGTTCCGGGTCGTCTCGGCGCGGATGCGGTGGACCTGTGAGGATCCGGCCGCATTGGCGAGTTGGGGTTTGCGGCTACTGGAGAGCCGCACCTTCGCGACCCCGCAGCCCGAGTTGGCCCGCACGTGGCCCTGGCGCTACCGGTTCGGCATGCCGCTGCTGGCGCGGCTGCTGCCTCCGGTGGTCAACTCGTACAAGGTCAACCTGTTCTCGCTGCGTTGACCCGCGCGCTCACCAGCCGGGGTTGCCGTCGACCGGAAGGTTCACGTAGCTCGGGTCGGCGGGGTCCAGCACGAGATGCTGTGGGCGCAGGCCGGATTCGAGGAGCAAGGGGGTCGGCGGCAGGCCCTTCGGGAAGTTGCCCGCGTAGACGTTGACGCGCAGCCGGTGGCCCGGTTGCAGGACGGCATCGATCGCCGGGACCGGGATATCGAGTGCGGTGGGCTGACCGGGGACGGTGGGCTGGCGGGTGTCGAGGGACAGGTCGGGTACCGGCTGGGTGTAATCGCCGTCGGCGTCTCGCCTGCTGCGTGATTCGTCGATGGCGCGCAGCGACGCCATCAGCTGCCCGGTCGACAGGACGGTCGACATGCCGTCGGGGGCGACGTCGTTCACCTCCACCACCCAGAATCCGTCGGTCGCGTCCTGAATCGTGTTGAGGTGCACCGAAATCGGGCCCGACACGGTGGTCGGCTCGGCGACCGGCGCGCTGGTGAAGGTCAGGCCGTTCAGCTCGTGGACGCGGTTGTCCTTACCGCAGGCGATGACGATGGCCGTGACACCGATCGTCTGCTGCGCGGCATCGCGGGAACACAGGCCGGTCAAACCCGGTGCGACGGTGAGGGTGTCGGCATTCGGGCTCGGTCCGGTGAACAGCGACCCGTCGTGCACGCTGCCCGCGGCGGTTCCGCTGGGCGCGGCGGCGAGATACATCCGCCGATGGTCCGCCTCCGATTCGGGCTTGTGCAATGCCGCGAGCGTCTTCCAGGCGCCGCCCTGCTCGCGCACGGTGACCGGGCCGTACCCGTCGATGCCGTTGTCGATTCCCTTGAGCCACTTGTCGAACCACGCCCGCTGCAGGACGTCCATGCGGGGCGGCAGGCCCGGCTTACCGGATTCGGCTCCGTTGGTGATGTGGTAGGTGTCGCCCATCAGCAGTTGTTTCCGGCCGGGCGGCAACGGGATTCGGTCGTAGAAGTCGGCTTGCGAGGTGACGAACAGGTCGTGCCACCCGCCGGAAATGAAGACGGGGGTGGTGATTGCGCCGGGGTCGGTCTCCCAGGCCTGTCGGGTCGGGCTGTCGGCCTGTAGTAGCTCCTGGACCTTGGGGCTCAGCTGGTCGATGTTCGGCGTGACGAAGGCGTCGATCAGCGCGTCCACGAAGGTGAACGGGTCGGCGAGGCGGTCGGCCAGCCACTTGCCGTCGAATCGGCCCTGCGCCAGGGAGAGCAGGTCGGGCATCAGCTTGGCCATATTGACGCCGAGCAGCCAGGCGGGCATGAACGTCGTGCCGATCGCGCCGCCGGGCGCGACCACATCGCGAAACGGGTTGCCGCTGGGCACAACCGGGAACAGCGCCTTCAACGCGGGCGGGTTCTTCGCCGCCACCTGCAGCTGATTGATCCCGGAGTAGGAGACTCCGCTCATGCCGATGTCGCCGGTCGACCACGGCTGCCGGGAGGCCCAGTCGACCACCTCGACGGTGTCCTGCTGTTCCCGCGCCCGCAGCAGATCCCAATCCCCTTGCGAGAAACCGGTTCCCCGCACGTCGACGATCACCTGGGTATAGCCGCTCTTGACCAGTTGCCGGTCCACCGAGAAGTTGCGGACCAGGCCACCGCCCAGCGATTTGGTCAGGTCGGTGATTCCGGCGAAAGGCGTTCCGGACAGGTCGAACTCGTGCGTCAGGCGCATCAGTTCATCCGAGAACCCGGGAATCGACCTGGCGGAATCGATGACCATCGACCCCAATTTGGTATAGGGCGTGAGATTGAGAACGGTCGGCGTGGGCTCCGCGATCGGCCGCCCCGACGCATCCGCCGGGTGGTACACATTGCTCTTCAACACCGTGCCGTCACTCATGGTGATCGGCACATCCCACTCGATGAAGACATTCGGATACCGCTGCGGCCCATCCTCGGTCGCCGCCCACGCCACCCCCGCGGCCCCACCATCCGGCCCACTCGCCTCCGGCGCCGCCCCCGCCGGCAGCGCCACGAACGGCACCAGCGCCACAGCCGCAACCACCACCAGCCCAGCCCGCACCAGACACCTCATCGACCACCGCCCACTCCGTCGGAAACAGTTCGCCCTCAAGGTAGGACGGTTCCACCCCCACGAGAGCCGAATTCACCCACTTTCGGTCGATTGCACAAACCACCCCAGCCCACCCCGACCGACTGCCACACCCCAACTCCACACCACCGGCCAGGACCTGTCATTCCGATCCGGGGGCACCCACGCCCGAGCCGGTCTCAGCGGCCCTCGGAACCGCGTAGTTCCTCCAGCAGAGGCCCCGAATCGGGGATGCGGCGCCACCACCACGGAGCAGCGGTCAAATCCACCTCCACATATCGCCGAAGGACCTGCTTCTCATCGTCGATGGTGATGGAGCGCAGCCGCGTATCGTATCGTTCCGCCAGACCGATCACCTTGTCCTTCAACGGATTTCCCAGCTGTTCGATACATCCGGCCAAGAAGTCGCGCACCGAAAACGCGGCAACCAGATCGTATCCGCCCCAAACCCCGCGGTCAGCAGGGGATTTGAACCGATCGGAATCGATCTTCTCAACATGCAGTGCCCAGCTGACGAGCAGGTCCAGAACACCGAAGGACCGCCATTCGTTCACTTGATGCCGACAGGACTCCAGCTCCGCCACTTCGCCGTCATCGAACTCCGCCCTGATTTCATCGGCCGATTCCTCAGTCACGTATCACCGACTCGGGTAGTAGGTTGTCGATCGCCACGGCAGGTCACGGTTGACAATCACTCTTACGCCTTTGTAGTCGTATCTCACAGAATTACCCGCGCCGGGGGATGTCTTACCGTTCTTCAACGTTTCCTCGATTTCTTGCAAGGACGGCCTACCCATCGCCGGGTTGTCATCGCCCGCATGCCCCCGAGCGAACTTCCCCGCTCGAGACGACTGCCGACCGGATCACGCATCCCCCACCTCTCTCTTCGGGCCCGAAAAGGCGGCTATCGCCTTGTCCGCGAACCACTCCCGCCGTACCTGTGGACGCTGCGCGATGCCGACGACGGCGAGCGCATCCACAGCGCACGAACTCTCGACGAGATAGAACAGTGGCTGGACACGTGAAAAGCCCCGGGGCGCACGCCGTTGTGCGCACCCGGGACAACCGGGGATGGCCGGGCAGATTTACCAGCCGGGGTTACCGCGGACCGGAATGTTCACGAAGCTGGGGGAATTCGGGTCGAGTTGGATGTGCTGCGGCTTCAGGCCGGTGTCGATCAGCATGGGCAGGATGGGCAGGCCCTTGGGGAAGTTGCCCGCGAAGACGTCCACGCGCAGGCGGTGACCGGGTTGCAGCACCGCGTCGGTGGCGGTGAGCGCGAGGTCGAGCGTCGTCATCTCACCCGGCACCGTGGGCTCGCGCTTGTCCAGCGAGGTGTATGCCCGCGGGTCGGTGTAGTCGCCGTTGGCGGAGCGCGTGCTGCGGGCTTCGTCGACCTGCCGCAGCGAGGCCATCAGCTGGCCGGACGACAGCACCGTCGATTGCCCGTCGGGCGCCACATCGTTGACGGTCGCCACCCAGTAGCCGTCGGCCGCGTCCTGAACGGTGTTGAGCCGCACCGCGATCGGGCCGGAGATGGTGGTCGCCTCCGCCACCGGGTCGCTGGTGAAGGTCAGGGCGTTGAGTTCGGCGACTCGCGAATCCTTGGCGCAGCCGTCGATGATCGAGAGGACACCGGCGGTCGCCTGCGCGGCGTCGTTCGAGCAGAGCGTGGTCATG from Nocardia wallacei carries:
- a CDS encoding sensor histidine kinase; translated protein: MSVPQAVLLAVLAAVVGLAVGGLLIPYVNARQAQRREAESGLTMSQVLDLIVLASESGIAVVDEYRDVVLVNPRAEELGLVRNRLLDERAWAAVEKVLASAESVDFDLTLKNPTPGRASIAVRGVARPLSRDNSNFVVLFADDDSEQARMEATRRDFVANVSHELKTPVGAMSLLAEALLESADDPDSVRHFGERLHAESGRMGKMVTELIALSRLQGAEKLPQLEAVDVDTVVNAAIERSRTAAEAAGITVSTDANSGLEVLGDETLLVTALSNLVENAINYSPKGSHVSVSRSLRGGYVNIAVTDRGIGIAKEDQERVFERFFRADKARSRATGGTGLGLAIVKHVAANHNGEITLWSKLGTGSTFTLRIPATGADDGSEGGTGERRTPTGITVGKKEIGPRPNGRARPNGVEATR
- a CDS encoding sugar phosphate isomerase/epimerase family protein, producing MGNQQAGNDIRVGLSTASVYPENTEAAFRYAAELGYDGVELMVWAEPASQSITTVEDYARRYSMPVLAVHAPCLLISQRVWGADPIAKLERSVRTAEVLGASTVVVHPPFRWQRRYADGFAAQVRRLEEHSAVAVAVENMFPMRADTLFGRRTGSARRLERRGGPGLSLTAFSPSYDPTDTGFDNYTLDLSHTATAGVDPLALAARMGDNLAHLHLADGTGAAHDEHLVPGEGNQPCAEVCEALVHNGFHGHAVIEVNTQNARTKAARAAALHRALTFARAHLNDLQTAPTPEPTGARRV
- a CDS encoding class I SAM-dependent methyltransferase, with amino-acid sequence MGKEAVRLGAVQETLLIPLYGRALDARARRPVLGDHKAVELCDRIEYDFAEFRGPALSGSVLRTSIFDAWVRRFLAEHPDGTVVELGAGLNTRSNRLDNGRARWFDLDLPDTMALRRAFFDDTDRVTMIAGSILDTDWFDRVAATGGPWLFVSEAVLLYFDEEQVRAVVRQLAERFSGSLLAIDTGGRAMMDNQERNPVFRVVSARMRWTCEDPAALASWGLRLLESRTFATPQPELARTWPWRYRFGMPLLARLLPPVVNSYKVNLFSLR
- a CDS encoding Ppx/GppA phosphatase family protein, coding for MRLGVLDVGSNTVHLLVVDAHRGGHPMPMSSRKATLRLSENIDDEGRIIPEGAARLTKTVAEFASIAKSSGCVQLMSFATSAVREATNSDEVLARVRHETGVDLRVLAGVDEARLTFLAVRRWYGWSAGRILNLDIGGGSLELSSGCDEAPDVALSLPLGAGRLTRDWLREDPPGKHRVAVLRDWLDAEMVIPAKQLLDSGRPDLAVGTSKTFRTLARLTGAAPSGAGPRERRILSSSGLRQLIAFISRMTAADRAELEGVSSDRSQQLVAGALVAEASMRALSLDTLEICPWALREGLILRKLDTDLDSEPGAGNGRPSGIPGPTETVSR
- a CDS encoding NADPH-dependent FMN reductase — its product is MSARILLVSGSTRPGSTNTAALRTFEVVAPQDISTELYTGLADLPAFVPGDGPSPAAVAELRERLAAADAVLFCTPEYAGLLPGSLKNLLEWTVGTADLHEKPVAWINVAAEGRGDGAVASLRTVLGYVGAQIIEPACRRVTVLGAMVEPDGTVADTRVRATLGEVAAALETHLGQVLDTGST
- a CDS encoding CocE/NonD family hydrolase, which gives rise to MRCLVRAGLVVVAAVALVPFVALPAGAAPEASGPDGGAAGVAWAATEDGPQRYPNVFIEWDVPITMSDGTVLKSNVYHPADASGRPIAEPTPTVLNLTPYTKLGSMVIDSARSIPGFSDELMRLTHEFDLSGTPFAGITDLTKSLGGGLVRNFSVDRQLVKSGYTQVIVDVRGTGFSQGDWDLLRAREQQDTVEVVDWASRQPWSTGDIGMSGVSYSGINQLQVAAKNPPALKALFPVVPSGNPFRDVVAPGGAIGTTFMPAWLLGVNMAKLMPDLLSLAQGRFDGKWLADRLADPFTFVDALIDAFVTPNIDQLSPKVQELLQADSPTRQAWETDPGAITTPVFISGGWHDLFVTSQADFYDRIPLPPGRKQLLMGDTYHITNGAESGKPGLPPRMDVLQRAWFDKWLKGIDNGIDGYGPVTVREQGGAWKTLAALHKPESEADHRRMYLAAAPSGTAAGSVHDGSLFTGPSPNADTLTVAPGLTGLCSRDAAQQTIGVTAIVIACGKDNRVHELNGLTFTSAPVAEPTTVSGPISVHLNTIQDATDGFWVVEVNDVAPDGMSTVLSTGQLMASLRAIDESRSRRDADGDYTQPVPDLSLDTRQPTVPGQPTALDIPVPAIDAVLQPGHRLRVNVYAGNFPKGLPPTPLLLESGLRPQHLVLDPADPSYVNLPVDGNPGW
- a CDS encoding response regulator transcription factor, with translation MTSVLIVEDEESLADPLAFLLRKEGFEVTLVGDGPSALAEFDRSGADIVLLDLMLPGMSGTDVCKQLRTRSSVPVIMVTARDSEIDKVVGLELGADDYVTKPYSSRELIARIRAVLRRGAGEEMDGGSETGVLEAGPVRMDVDRHTVQVNGKPVTLPLKEFDLLEYLLRNSGRVLTRGQLIDRVWGADYVGDTKTLDVHVKRLRSKIEADPAKPEHLVTVRGLGYKLEA